ggaCTATTTAgccattattaaaaaattttaaaaatatattttattatgggATCATTTAATGGTCTAAACTGATGCCAACTTTATGTCAAAAAagcttatatatataacaaaccTCCAATATGTACAATGGGCTAATAAATATCTCAAATCATCAAACCAGTCAAAAAagcttatatatataacaaaccTCTAATATGTACAATGGGCTAGCtgatgaaaaaaaataacactaataattatatctttaatactctctaaacctctattatacatattatacaaatattctatTGGCTTCCTATACTTTCTCTCTACATTTTTCTATTATAATATTTGGTGTCAAACTTAACTTTtttcaacaatatttttaatttatttcctttttttattaaacaacGGGGCAAACGTCTAGAAACACAAACCTAGAGAAAAATCACTTTAGGAAGAGCTTTTCCAATATAAAggtatgttttaatttttttatttatttatcgtTTATACCCTTGACCAATGATCATGAACTATATATGTGTACTGATATCTtaaataagaaacaagaaaactcttaagattaaattaatctaaatattttaaatatttttaaattaatgataTCTTAATGTGTGTTCTTCTATAATAGGTAATTTGTATATTTGCAAAAGTTTAAATTGGATTGATCTTATTCTTatcatattttaataaatgGCATGAATAATGAATTAGATTAGATTAGttttcatatttaattttaaactgaTTCATTCATATGATATTATAtaagataatattattatttattattaatttatactcTTATTTACAATAATTTTCTGAAAACAATTCCTTAACATAGCCTCTTCAATAACATTCTTTAACCTATATAcctatacttttaaatattaataataaaaaattataaaatctaatatcCCTCTAACGTActtctttaaaaataatacaaattcattatttttttatttaacaaatacAAAACAAAGTCTTTGTAAAAATTACAAGTATCTCTTCGAAAAACTTAACCGAAAAAAGCCTAACAATACTTCGCAGGTTTCTCTGCAAATATGAACCTAGTTTCTTAAGACGAAAAGACTTTAACATGAGCTTGAGCTTGAAACAACTGGCAAGATACTTTTGTAACGTTTTATAAGATTAAGTTACATCGTCAAACGTGCATGCTCATCAGCTCATCATTGATTTCTCatcttttattaattgcttCCCTTTTCTCGGTGTAACCTTTCTAATAGATGTGCACATGACCAAATCGTGTAATTTACACAAGAAAATATCCATTCTTTCTAGTAAATCCTAAAATCAAAACTATATACCAACAATTCTTGAAAACTTGAACCAAATTTAAGTCTATAtccaaaaagaaataaagaaaaaacacacaTGAAGATGAAGTCAAAAGTTTCCATTTGATATAACAATCTAAAACTTAGTTGGAGTCTGCAGTCCTTACTATCAATCAAGTTAGGTTGAAACTGCTGGTTATATTACATGACAATAACAGATTGAAACGGATGACTATTAAATggaataacaaatttttttatgacaaGAATGTGTGAAAAGCCTTGTGATACAATCCTCTATTCTACAGAACATAGGAAAACCAAATATGCATAATAACAGAACAGAACAATAACTGCTCTAGTCATCCTACCTCAAAAACCTTAGATCAAGAGGCTCCATCCTCTCAGCGATCATACAATCATCCACGTCAAGTGCCGATACCCGGCCCACTTAGCAGCGAGGCGTAAGCCAATCGCTAAAGCAGCAACAAGTAGTGGTACTGGAATCCTCCTTTCTGTCATTTCTTGGTCTTCAACCTGTTTCCCTTCGGAAAGTGTTTGGGAATACTGATAAGTAGCCAACGCTATAAATGTGATGAGCACCAAAACTCTAACCCAAGTCTCCCCAACAGCAGCTAGTACAGCTGCAACAGGCATTGCGCATGAAACATTGTCTCtctttttgattaattttgagAAAGCGTACAACCCTAGCAGAAGGGTCCAGAAAAAAGGTTCGGAGATATAGCCTCTAACTGCTGCATAGCCAATAAGACCAGACACAGTCAAAACATAAGGTTGCTTGTTGATACAGTTAGGGACGGTAGCTTCGGCAATTGCTAAAACAATCGACGCGAGCACAATGACTGTGGTCAGTTCTGGTATGGGAGCATTGTTGATTGTCCAAGAGTAGAAGGCTCGTACAGTATAGAACGAATCCTCCAGGCATCTTATTGAAAAAGTGATCGGACTTCCTATAAATCGATACAGTATGGCGAAAAGATATGTCAAAAGGTTCCCTGCAAAACGGACAATACCAAAGACAGCATTCTTCCAGTTCGATAGTTCAAATAGAACAGCTCTCCAAGCATAGATGAGAAAGCCAAGTACTGCACAAAAGTAACACAGAACACATGAGTACACAAAAGAGATCGCATGTACAATTGGACCAAAAAAGAATCAACTGACGATTGAAAGCTTAGAGTTTTTAATTTCCACATGAGAGGTTATAGCTTAAATCCCAACAAAATATTTCTCATTATACACGGCTATGAGGTTAGAGAGTAGCCAGAAATTTTCAGAATTGCAGCAACCATGAACTTCTTGCCATGAATAACCAAATAAACACCAAAATGAAATTTGGGGGACATATCAAAACCCTTTTCTGTTCCACAGCACAATAAGAAATTCATGGATAAATGAATGTTTCTAAAAACTGAACACTCCAACAGCACTTGAATTGCAACAAAATGATTTACAAATACTTGCCCATTCATGCAACTACCccaaatacaataaaatttcAGACTTCGTGGCCCAAACACATAGAATTTTCTGAATTTCtaaaaattgaaagcaatagAAAAATAGAGAGGTTAAGGGACTGACCAAGAAGCCAAGGCCACCTGACAGGAGGATCAGGAGCTTCCTTAGCGAGATATCGAAAGCGTTCTGGCATAGTGCTCCGCGCTCGAGCCTCCTTCTCTGCTTTCTCCCAATCAACAAAACCGCTGCCACTACCAGCACCATCGTAGTCGTTTACTGCAAAACGCTTCAAAAGAGAGATTCTAGAAAGTTCTTTAGGTGAAGATAAAGTAACTAATCTCGGAGGCCTGAGAAAGCATTGAGGTTTGGCGGGTGGGAGACGGGGTTTGAAGGAGAGGGTGGGAGATAGAAGAGTGGTGGACATAGCTATATGCCTATGGGTTGGGATCTAGAGAGGATTTCCCGTTCATTTTTTCCTTAGAAAAATTATTCAAGCGCGAGGTTATACATTGGGGCGGGTTGACCCATTGGgcttatattatttaatttaatttcaatttggtAATTTATATGGTAGAGAGGTATTTTTACAGAGATAGAATAGAGGCAGGACAAGGGACAGATTTTCTAAAGCAGAAGGAGATGGCTCTGCAGTTGAGTCGCGCAGCGCATGGAAGATCCGTCAGAAGAATGAGAGCACGTCGTTAGTGGGTGGAAAACAATTCTGTTTGCTTCGTTGGGTTTCCATTTGGGCCTGAAAGTCCTTGACAAAACAACAGAACGAAAGCGGGGGCCTATACAGgaaaacaattattttatttattatttattctattatataaaaatctaatttttacaCTTAACTAGTGTATGTTTCTGTGTTTTgcacaaaataatatataaaattatataaaaaattttattaaaaaattaaacaaaaaatattaaaaataattagtatttgtcttAACCGATTTGAATTGGTTGAATGATCATCTCATTTGTGATTTGCCCACTTAAACAAGTATTTGGAGTTCGAATATTGTCTTGTATGTGTAACAATCCATTAATAGCTTCAAACCCTTAATAAATAGAATATCAATAAGTGGTGGATTAGTCATCGGTTTGCCGAATTAGAAAATCTGTAGATAAAAAGtgtatttatctttaaaatagattaatttcTCATTAATAGCAATACTTATGGACTTttgtctttgttaaaatttacctaggataattttatttgttggtaTCGTATTTATTCTTGAAGTCAAAATAATATGATCTACATTGTTACTTGTTAAAGATTCATATTTTATGacatgatttttaaatttttaactttataaACTTATGTCATTACAAAAGTTATTAGATTGATTAATATTTCTTGGTAATATCTTGTACTAAAACATCATAATTGAGTATTAGTTAGTGTGAAGAGAAACCAATAACAacttttgttattcaatatataatttagaaaagttttcaaatacacccaaaataccGGTGTTTTAGTAACCTTAATGGttgatttaaataaatatatattatatatattttttataattaaggtCAATGGTTAAAATGATTGGAACATCAGTATACTTGGTATACTTAAAATTCTTcctataatttattctattaaaaaataaattagtatttcTTAAACTGATAaatacattttcttttaatttattataccattttatttgacaatatttaccattaaaaaatagtaaatgacCACATTATCTTACAATATAATGTACAaagtaatttcttattttaaaattaattttggttagtaaaataaaatttaaaaaaaattttattttcttactcaaatttaaatttaaatttgattaacaattcttcttttttaatttcaataataaaaataaaattagttatgtGCAAAATATTCAGCATTTAATCAtttcaataatttaaattttagttacaaaaaattgggttaaaaattaattataaacttaataatcgataatatattatattagtatgtaaataataatatctaatgtattaattttttattttttatttttcgcaaTAACCTTGGGATGATTATTCTTTTGCCTTGCATTTTAGGTAGATTCAACTAGATCGGTGATCAGTTGTCACGCTTTTGTCGCCGTCTTGTACTTTGTCAAAGAGCCATTACTCGCAGCATTCAAGAGGGTCTTGTCTTGAGACTTCATGCCTTAGCAGAAGTAGCTAATTAACACCAACTGGTCAATCATGTGATGGGGACACGAGCCAAGGAGATTTCTGAGACATTTCCAATACTCATAGAGGGTCTCTGATTTACCTTGAATGATGCAAGAAATTTTCTTCCGCAGTCTATCTGTAACCTCCACTGGAAAGAACTTGTCTAAGAATTTTCTTATGAGCAAATCTCAATTAGTAACAACAGCTTCGGGTTGAGTGTAAAACCACTCTTTTGCATTTTTCTCAAGAGAAAATGAAGGCatataaccaaattgcagtcTCATCCGCACCATGTCGCCTAGTAGCTGAATAAACTGTTTGAAAGCCTCTgaagtgcttgataggctcttgagcggGTAAACCATGGAATTTAGGAAGAAGATTGATCAATGCGGTTTTCAGTTTAAAATCAGCAGTCAAATTCGGATGACGCATTTGATATGGTTGAAGTGTAAAATCCAGAGCTCCCGCTTCCTTGAGAGTAATTCTTCTAGGAGCTGCCATAGTATCTGCACCTAAATCAATAGAAGAAACGTCAATGGAATTAGTAGGACAAGAATTAGTTTCTTACGCAAATGACACTTCAGACTCAACTTCAGATATGACTGGTGAATTGGGCGAAACTCCATCACCACCTTCAGAGGCTAACTGACACCGAGCCCGCCTAATATGTGAAATAGTTTAttcaatttcaggatcaaatGCAACTAGGCTCGGATCCGGTAATGAacgcgtcattcaatgaaagaaacatagAGCTCATGGCaataaaatatactaagaaaaataaataataaatactattaataaacgaaaagaacacaaataaatattattaaaaaaatacagttatataaataaaatatatttacacCAACCAATAATTTACCACACATATGCAACTCCTCGAGAACGGTGTCAAAAATTGATGGGTGAAAAAATGTCGGTTAAGAATTTCTGATAAAAATAGCGTTGCAAGTGCTTAACCGACAAAAATTTTACTATCAATTTAGAATGTgtcacaattaaaaataaataactaggAGTAGAATTCCGGGTCGTTTTCCTAAAAGTTGACACAGAATACAAATTATTGGTTAGAATTTTTCtgaatattttttgaatttgaaaacgaaaaaaataaataactagaaATTAAAGCAATGAATGAATAACAAGAGGTGATATGTATTTGAAATAAAAGGTCTTGACTAGAGGAGAGAACTGGAGTTTCTATCTTTGTTGTCTTTTCCAAGTATAATAGTAAAgattcattgctcccacttagttatcctttaacaattgaaggaaagtcaagtggttGTCACTAACTCTGACTCACAAGTCTGAGTCACTTCATGGGGAAGGACTAAAGTTGGTAAAAACCGAGTTAGCCAACAATTCCCAACTACAAATTAACACTTAGAGTATCACAACTCAAGAGTTTTCAATTAATCAACCCCAAGCCAAGTTGAAAGATCTACTCCATTAACATAAATGTCATTTTCATAAACACATGATAAGAGTAAAGAAAAGAcataataattatgaaaaattaattaaattaaaatttgtacgAACAATAATTAACATGACTCAAACAAAGCAATagaattaaacataaaaatacttCAATGCATTAATAAGATTCAAAAGTAACAAGATCCAAACATGAATTCAataatcaaatgaaaaagagtAAATAAAGGAGTCAAAGAAGAAACTAGGAACaaatgatgaagaacgaagGTAGCAGCAACTCTCTCAAGATCCAattcaaagataaaaataagaatgCTCAAACCTTAGAGAGAAGTAGGAGTTTCTCCGCTagaattcaaaaactaaaaactaaaactaaagtaAAAGTGAAGTCCCTCAGTCTCATCTCCAACTGTCTTTAGTCTGCGTTTTTGGACTTGAAAGTGGGTTCAAATCAGcctagaaatcgcccccagcaagTCCTGTTAAGTGCAGCACTTAACGCTCTGTCACCCGTACGAGTCGCTGAACTTCTGCActggtcacgcggacgcgtcagtcaTGTGTATGTATCGCTGAACGACGCTCCAGGTAACGCGCACGTGTCggtcatgcgtgcgcgtcgctcatCGCTTCTCAACTctttagtttcttgtattccttctactTTAACATGCTTCATCTTCATTCTTTAAGTCATTCATGCCTTGTAAACCTGAAAACACTTCATAAAcacatcacggcatcgaatgataataaaaaagaattaaaaaattaacaattttaaggcctaaaaaacatgttttcaattataacacaaaattgggaaggaaacttaaaaacatgcaatttagatgaataagtgtgagaatagtcgACAAAACTCACTCAATTTAgtccaaaatatatcataaaataatggtttatcagcCACAATAACAAAAGTAAATCACCGTTACatctttctcttctttattcTCCTCTACGTTTTTCTGTTGTTTATGTATGGCTTCTCTGCTCTTCCTCGGCTTTGGcttattctcttttctttctatttctatttctatttgaTTATGTAGATTTTATTCTCTTGTCTTCactatttatttctattttatttgttttacttgcattttattGTATGTTTCTAAGCTTCCGGTAGTATTGGTTTGGGATTCATAtaatttagtggttgatttgAATCTGATGTAACTAATCAATGTGTTTGCTGCCTAAACTAAAATTGTTGCAggctcttttgaggtagagtctCTTGGACAAGCTTGTGGTACCTATGCTCAATGGAGGTTTGGGGACAACATGGGTTACACTTAAATTGGTCCAAAGTTGTtgaatctatttttattattttatttttttattataattttttatattttttattcttagtttagatgtagaattttcaatatataatttaaagattAAGATCATTTATCTTATGTTATTAATGAATTTCTGTTCTGTACTTCTTTGAATCTTATAACAATGattaatgataaattttattgagtAGAATGGAAAAAATGAAGGAAGGAGATGGCCAAATGGTTAAGTTGTgcgtttcattttattttttaaattaattaaaaaaattttagtaatttaatttatttcaatctttatattaatttagaaaaaataagcATTTGTACGAATATATTTTATGAACGTTCACAAAAGTATTCatccaataataaaattaacgttatatttataaaaatttttaaattacctCCGTTCTTTATCTTCAATCTCAACTCTACCACCAtagagtcaccaaaaaaaaaaaaactctaccACCATATCTGTTTTtccaaatttcaatttttcatagTCTTTTATTACCACATAAATCAACCACAAACTTATCCCTCATATGCCTCATCACAGCACCAACTACCATCCCAACTTTCATTCCATTCAAAAGAGTACTCAAATCACATTTCATATATTGGCTCTAAAATCATGAGCAGCACTTCCTAAACAATCTTGTCTTGAAAAAGGTCGGTTATATGGTGGTTAATATGGCTTTGATTTTTCTCTTTGATAAGAATTCATAATCAGTGGTGTATTTGAGAGACTTGATGAAAAACTTGAGACGCTGATCCCATCGAAATCGACAGTCAAAGACGACGTTACAAAGGAAGAAGGGGTTGTTGAGGGTGGAGGAAGGGATGAAGGAACGGCAAAAGTAGATGCCAATGTCGTCGGTGATGACCTTCTGGTAAGCGAGGAGCTAGAGGTCGAAGCAGCGGAGGGAAGGGGAAAGGTTGGTGATGGTGGCATTGAAGTGGCCAAAGTTGTCAATCCAGAAGTTTGAAAGGAATGCGATTAGGTCGTTTTTGAGGAGGGAGATAATGGGACACGGTGGTGTACTGGTGTTAGTGTAAGTGCAGGTATAGGAAAGAGATTATAATGGGTAATGTCTACAGAAAATTTGTGAAGGTTTATAATTTGAGGAAGAAGCGATGATAGCGGAGTTAACGCTAAATATAAAAGATGGaaataatttaagaaatttattaaaaaattaataaaatattaaaatttaaatacttttttttttacataaaattcatcttttataaatataatattaatttttttatttaataaatatttttgtcaatatttacAACATTTATgaatacaaataattattttttattaatcttaaatcaaataaaatactaaaatataatttaattatgtatatttattatatatctcTAATTTAGAGTCAAAATATGTTACATCTCACTTTTTCATTGtaattggaataaaattttttcctccaaaattaaggaattctccttcttctctattaattttacaaccaaaatgtgccacatgtcactctctcattgtaattgaaattaaatctttctgtccaaaattaaaaaattctttcctcctccttactaattttataaccaaaatgtgtcacatgtcaCTCCCTCAttgcaattgaaatcaaattttttcctctaaaattaaagaattcttcCTTCCTCCCTCTTTCCTCTTTCCTATtcctttctctatttctctcattccttcaaccactctatctattttatattatctttatCAATATCAATGATTAATTACTAATTTGATAATCAAAATATGCAACATGACATTCtataattgcattaaaattgaaattgaaatatacctatattatgtatcatatattactatctaatttaataatcaaatgtgtcacatgaTACTCTCGTCTacctctttctattttttatttctctctactatttttactctatatataatttatattttatattaataacttaacaaatcaaaatatgtcatccaatattttttttacaattaaaataaaaaattttcttcaaaaattaacaaactctcactctcattctaattctttatctttatctttctcactctcattctttatctttatctttatctttttctctcttttctctcattctctatttttctatctttttcttctacagaaaacaaaattaacaaaataatataatttaaataaaaatattattattgttattatatacatagttttttagttttttatttagttttaaattttcaccgtttatctttttaatttttatttttctatatttttatttctcttctttcaaatatttattacatataattttgagagaatactaatgttataattaaaagttagaatcaagattcaattatttaaaaaataataattttgagttaattttacaaccattagtataatttttttatgctaatatctaattatatttttatatacataaagagaaaaaatattatttttaaatagcaagcataaaaactaattatttctattttgcaACAGACTTAACAGTTAACacctaattaaatgtaaaagtatatatattaaaatgttttaaactttagataacaaatattaaaattaattattaataaaaattagactttttcatataaaaatctattatatatatctctaattttacaaccaaaatgtgccacagatcactttttcattgcaattagaatcaaatcttttcctccaaaattaagaaattctcttctccacctaactaattttacaaccaaaatgtgcCACATATCACTATctcattgtaattgaaattaaatcttttcctccaaaattaaagaactCTCCCATCCtccttactaattttacaaccaaaactAGTATATGTTTCCGTGCCTGCACGGGATAacacataaaattatataattttttattaaaagattaaatgaaaaatacatatagtaattattattataaatattttataatttaaaaataattagtatttattttaatcaatttggATTGATTGAATGGTCATCTCATTTGTCTGTTTAAACAAATATTTGGAACTCGAATCTTGCCTTGTGTGTATAACAATCCATTAGTTAACGGTAGACCTTTAATAAATAGAGCATCAATATGTGATGGATTAGTCCTCGACTTGGCGAGTTAGGAAATCcgtagaaaaaaattgtatttgtctttaaaatagTTTCTCATTAATAACAATACTTATAGACTTttgtctttgttaaaatttacttgggataattttatttgttggtaTCGTATTCATTTTTGAAGTCAAAATAACATGATCAACATTGTTACTTGTTGAAACTTTACATTTTATGAAAtgatttttaaacttttaaatttataaatttatgccATTACAAAAGTTATTAGATCGACTAATATTTCTTAGTAACATGATGTACCAAAATACTATCGTTGAGTATTATAAGTATGAAGAGAAAGCAATAACAACTtttgttatttaatatataatttattctattgaaaaataaattaatatttctttAACTGATAAATACATTTCTTTCTAATTTCTTACAtcattttatttgataatatttactattaaaaaaatagtaaatgacCATACTATCCTACATTATATATGatgtacaaaataatttattattttaaaattaattatagttagtgagataaaatttaaaatatttttattttcttactcaaatctaaatttaaatttagaattgattaacaactcatcttttttaatttcaataacgaaaataaaattggttagatacaaaatatttagcatttaataatttcaattatttaaattttagttaccaaaaattgagttaaaattaattataaacttaataatcaaaattaataaactcccttCCTAAATTAGTAAATTGTCTCATCTAcctctttccatttttttatttctctctactatttttactttatatataatttatattttaagttagtaatttgataaatcaaaatatgttatccgatatttttttacaattaaaatacaatttttcttttaaaattaacaaactctcactctcactctcattcttcatctttatctttctctctcttttttctcattctctattttttctatctttctctcctacagaaaaacaaaattaacaaaataatataatttaaataaaaaatattattattgtt
The genomic region above belongs to Arachis duranensis cultivar V14167 chromosome 3, aradu.V14167.gnm2.J7QH, whole genome shotgun sequence and contains:
- the LOC107477907 gene encoding uncharacterized protein LOC107477907 is translated as MSTTLLSPTLSFKPRLPPAKPQCFLRPPRLVTLSSPKELSRISLLKRFAVNDYDGAGSGSGFVDWEKAEKEARARSTMPERFRYLAKEAPDPPVRWPWLLVLGFLIYAWRAVLFELSNWKNAVFGIVRFAGNLLTYLFAILYRFIGSPITFSIRCLEDSFYTVRAFYSWTINNAPIPELTTVIVLASIVLAIAEATVPNCINKQPYVLTVSGLIGYAAVRGYISEPFFWTLLLGLYAFSKLIKKRDNVSCAMPVAAVLAAVGETWVRVLVLITFIALATYQYSQTLSEGKQVEDQEMTERRIPVPLLVAALAIGLRLAAKWAGYRHLTWMIV